The DNA sequence GGCGAGGCCCTCGGGGTAGCCCTTGCGGGCGAGCATGCCCGCGAGGCGGCGGATCCGCTTGTCGCGGTCGAGCCCACGCGTCGCACGGAGCTTGCGGGAGACCAGTTCCCGCGCGGTCTCCTCCTCCTGCTCGGAGTCGAGCCGGGAGACGGCCGCGTCGATCAGCGTGGGGTCGACGCCCTTGGTGCGCAGTTCCTGGGCGAGCGCCCGCCGGGCGAGCCCCCGGCCGTGGTGCCGGGACTCCACCCAGGCGTCCGCGAAGGCGCTGTCGTTGATCAGTCCGACCTCCTCGAACCGGGACAGCACTTCCTCGGCGGCCTCGTCCGGGATCTCCCGCTTGCGCAGGGCGTCGGCAAGCTGTTTGCGCGTGCGCGGGGTCCCGGTGAGCAGGCGCAGACAGATCGCCCGTGCCCGCTCGACCGGGTCCCCCGGAGGCTCCTCCCGCTCTGCCCTCGATGAGGAAGAGGCGTCTCCGTCCGCCGCGGCCGCCTCGCCGAAGTCCCGGCGCCTGCGCCCGCGTCCACCGCGCGACCCGCCGTCACGCGAGCCGCCCGCCCGTGCGCCCCCGGCACGCCGGCGGCCACCACCGGAACCGGTGTCCCGGGGACCGCTCGCGTCGGTGCTGTCGTCGTACGCCGTGTCACCGCCCACGGCTGAGCCCTCGTCGCCTCCGGTGCCCCTCCCCCGTGGGGCGCCGGAGGCGGCGAACTCGTACTCGGCCCAGTCGGTTCGTCGGGTCACGGGTCAGCTCTTGGCCGCCGCGGCCTTGGACTTGGTGGCCTTGGCCGCCGGGGCGGGCACCGCGGCCGCCTCCGGTGCGGTGGTGTCCGCCGCGTCCGCGGCCGGCTCGGCGGCCGGCGCCTCGGGCCGCACGCCGACGCCCAGCTTCTCCTTGATCTTCCGCTCGATCTCGTTGGCGAGGTCGGGGTTGTCCTTGAGGAAGTTGCGGGCGTTCTCCTTGCCCTGGCCGAGCTGGTCGCCCTCGTACGTGTACCAGGCACCGGCCTTGCGGACGAAGCCGTGCTCCACGCCCATGTCGATCAGGCCGCCCTCGCGGCTGATGCCCTGGCCGTAGAGGATGTCGAACTCGGCCTGCTTGAAGGGCGGTGCCACCTTGTTCTTGACGACCTTGCAGCGGGTGCGGTTGCCCACTGCCTCGGTGCCGTCCTTCAGGGTCTCGATGCGGCGAATGTCGATGCGCACCGAGGCGTAGAACTTCAGCGCCCGGCCACCGGTGGTGGTCTCCGGGGAGCCGAACATCACGCCGATCTTCTCGCGGAGCTGGTTGATGAAGATCGCGGTGGTCTTGGACTGGTTGAGCGCGCTGGTGATCTTCCGCAGGGCCTGGCTCATCAGGCGGGCCTGCAGACCCACGTGGCTGTCGCCCATCTCGCCCTCGATCTCGGCGCGGGGGACGAGCGCGGCGACGGAGTCGATGACGATGAGATCGAGGGCGCCGGAGCGGACCAGCATGTCCACGATCTCCAGGGCCTGCTCGCCGTTGTCCGGCTGGGACAGGATCAGGT is a window from the Streptomyces capillispiralis genome containing:
- the recX gene encoding recombination regulator RecX, producing the protein MTRRTDWAEYEFAASGAPRGRGTGGDEGSAVGGDTAYDDSTDASGPRDTGSGGGRRRAGGARAGGSRDGGSRGGRGRRRRDFGEAAAADGDASSSSRAEREEPPGDPVERARAICLRLLTGTPRTRKQLADALRKREIPDEAAEEVLSRFEEVGLINDSAFADAWVESRHHGRGLARRALAQELRTKGVDPTLIDAAVSRLDSEQEEETARELVSRKLRATRGLDRDKRIRRLAGMLARKGYPEGLALRVVRQALEEEGEDTEFLGDGGF
- the recA gene encoding recombinase RecA, with amino-acid sequence MAGTDREKALDAALAQIERQFGKGAVMRMGERSMEPIEVIPTGSTALDVALGVGGLPRGRVVEIYGPESSGKTTLTLHAVANAQKAGGQVAFVDAEHALDPEYAKKLGVDIDNLILSQPDNGEQALEIVDMLVRSGALDLIVIDSVAALVPRAEIEGEMGDSHVGLQARLMSQALRKITSALNQSKTTAIFINQLREKIGVMFGSPETTTGGRALKFYASVRIDIRRIETLKDGTEAVGNRTRCKVVKNKVAPPFKQAEFDILYGQGISREGGLIDMGVEHGFVRKAGAWYTYEGDQLGQGKENARNFLKDNPDLANEIERKIKEKLGVGVRPEAPAAEPAADAADTTAPEAAAVPAPAAKATKSKAAAAKS